ATGTTTTATAGATGTGGCACTTTTTTCCTGAAAACTATATGTGGTCTTATCAAATAGTTCGAATGATTAGCCAATCTTATTTTGGAGGCGGTGAAGTAAATGAGATTTTGGATGCCGCTAGTCGAATGAAGTTAGGTGATTTTGATAGTTTTCATAGTGAATGGATGAACGCCGGTAACAAGTCATTATCAACAGCAAATGATGCAATGGATAAAGGCTATAAGGAAACTGCTCGAGCAGGATACTTACGTGCAGCTAACTACTTCCGTACAGCTGAATTTTTCCTGCAACCAGATGATGAACGAAAACTATCAACCTATTTAAAATCAGTTGAGTCCTTTAGAAAAGGAGGAGAATTGTTAGATAATCCACCAAAGGCTGTTAATGTTCCATTTGAGCATGCCTCTCTTCCAGGGTATTTCTTTGAAGCACCGGGGCAAAAAAGAGGACCTTTAATGGTAATGTTCGGTGGTTTAGATTCAACAGCAGAAGAATTATACTATGGACCTGCCCAATTCTTAAATCAAAGAGGTATTTCCCTTTTAGCTCTTGATGGACCTGGTCAAGGAGGGGCATTGAGACTTCACAAAATTCATTCAAGACATGATTATAATACTGCAGGAACAGCTGCATATGAATGGGCCGTTGACAATTTAGATGTTGATCCTGAACGCATTGGGATTATGGCCGTATCAATGGGTGGTTATATGGCAGCAAGATGTGCAGCGTTTGAACCAAGATTTAAAGCATGTGCGATCTGGGGTGCTGTTTACGATTATAATGATGTTTGGCGAAAACGACCTGACAATCACCCTTTAGCTAAGATCCT
This Metabacillus endolithicus DNA region includes the following protein-coding sequences:
- a CDS encoding alpha/beta hydrolase family protein, coding for MWHFFPENYMWSYQIVRMISQSYFGGGEVNEILDAASRMKLGDFDSFHSEWMNAGNKSLSTANDAMDKGYKETARAGYLRAANYFRTAEFFLQPDDERKLSTYLKSVESFRKGGELLDNPPKAVNVPFEHASLPGYFFEAPGQKRGPLMVMFGGLDSTAEELYYGPAQFLNQRGISLLALDGPGQGGALRLHKIHSRHDYNTAGTAAYEWAVDNLDVDPERIGIMAVSMGGYMAARCAAFEPRFKACAIWGAVYDYNDVWRKRPDNHPLAKILQHIFGVEDMPAARAKLEHYNLRGVAEKIQMPTYIIHGEDDRQNTVDNAYNVYNDLTCPRWLKIIPKSSPGSSHCQVDNITETYEMYDWLKEQLTS